A window from Streptomyces sp. NBC_00271 encodes these proteins:
- a CDS encoding gas vesicle protein K has product MTTEGESRPPRRADEVAEAAARAFRLLPAAPRDLHPPVGKGSRSPARRISSDRDTVERDLMKLVLTLVELLRQLMERQALHRVDQGDLTDEQEERLGATLMLLHDRMSDLCAQYGLTMEDLNLDLGPLGTLLPPSD; this is encoded by the coding sequence ATGACAACTGAGGGAGAGAGCCGACCGCCGCGCCGCGCCGACGAGGTCGCCGAGGCCGCCGCACGCGCCTTCCGGCTGCTGCCCGCCGCCCCACGCGACCTGCACCCGCCGGTCGGCAAGGGCTCGCGTTCTCCGGCCCGGCGGATCAGCTCCGACCGCGACACCGTCGAACGGGACCTCATGAAGCTCGTCCTCACCCTCGTGGAACTGCTGCGCCAGCTCATGGAACGACAGGCCCTGCACCGCGTCGACCAAGGAGACCTCACCGACGAACAGGAAGAACGCCTGGGAGCGACCCTCATGCTCCTCCACGACCGCATGAGCGACCTGTGCGCCCAGTACGGACTGACCATGGAGGACCTCAACCTCGACCTCGGGCCGCTGGGCACACTGCTGCCGCCCTCCGACTGA
- a CDS encoding gas vesicle protein GvpG yields MGLLTQLVTLPLAPVRGVVWVVERVREEAENQYYDPAPVHRELAELERLFVAGDIDEETFDRREDELLDRLEEIRAYRQG; encoded by the coding sequence ATGGGCCTGCTCACACAGCTCGTCACCCTTCCCCTGGCGCCCGTGCGCGGCGTCGTATGGGTCGTGGAGCGCGTCCGGGAGGAAGCCGAGAACCAGTACTACGACCCCGCACCGGTGCACCGCGAACTCGCCGAGCTCGAACGTCTCTTCGTCGCAGGCGACATCGACGAGGAGACGTTCGACCGGCGCGAGGACGAACTGCTCGACCGGCTGGAGGAGATCCGTGCCTATCGGCAGGGCTGA
- a CDS encoding FHA domain-containing protein has protein sequence MPSVILGQTGPFTGQSVVLSAAPLTFGRKSDNDVVIVSANASRLHAEILEEDAGFVLYDRNSRNGTFVNDQRITRHALRSGDRIRIGEETFLFESEDAIETMMDLSHLDAPRVSASADPGVLRVTVTGGGPVGLAFALTLENMLRGRVSITVYEGRWTKNGSTVVWKDETQGNVRRQQVVTVQSRQYLALPEDIQSALFGDVGDYSEMWPVGPDSVDGLPPRNIRIAYIEDRLLELANKNAAIRLVPERFDPSEHQSRLSQEHVLAICEGGRSRTREHYADRFGAADASIYSLDGDHLQDVVLGLRVKSPLSDQMSVLLTVSQNRFLLNSLRGEGFLNMRLTREEARNVIRQVFEECIAARPCVMSREEDHEFRCPTHGTLFLPALLRSSPLWKRIREGLKLFGVPENDLTAITSFRLDMVQRPRFTAQLSRPTATGPGTYGLLLGDAANAIHFWPGRGLNSGLASATSLARSLSRTWQGKPLRDADFIRHEAAMSMLQYRHKSRAWNAMVTTDEQGVTRAIKDIIARSMEPEPGDGSEPEHASLDALLERMTAIRERLATRLPGMPTDEELRNHLLTLDPATLRTLQESGAWDTLIVGGEEADIDLFYQSDSPVYVPRPTDPRIGPPALIPQDSVPSNPV, from the coding sequence GTGCCATCGGTCATCCTGGGGCAAACGGGCCCCTTCACTGGTCAAAGCGTGGTCCTGAGCGCTGCTCCACTGACGTTCGGTCGCAAGAGCGACAACGACGTCGTGATCGTCAGCGCCAACGCCTCCCGTCTGCACGCCGAAATCCTCGAGGAGGATGCCGGCTTCGTGCTCTATGACCGCAACAGCCGGAACGGCACCTTCGTCAACGACCAGCGCATCACACGGCATGCACTGCGCTCCGGCGACCGCATCCGCATCGGTGAGGAAACCTTCCTCTTCGAGTCGGAGGACGCCATCGAGACGATGATGGATCTCTCCCACCTCGACGCACCCCGGGTGAGCGCCTCCGCGGACCCTGGCGTGCTCAGGGTCACCGTCACCGGCGGCGGCCCGGTGGGCCTCGCCTTCGCGCTGACGCTGGAGAACATGCTGCGCGGGCGGGTCTCGATCACGGTCTACGAAGGGCGGTGGACCAAGAACGGCTCCACCGTCGTCTGGAAGGACGAGACCCAGGGGAACGTCCGTCGCCAACAGGTCGTGACCGTCCAGAGCCGGCAGTACCTCGCTCTGCCCGAGGACATACAGTCGGCGCTGTTCGGCGACGTGGGCGACTATTCGGAGATGTGGCCCGTCGGACCGGACTCCGTGGACGGCCTGCCTCCGCGCAACATCCGGATCGCCTACATCGAGGACCGCCTGCTGGAGTTGGCGAACAAGAACGCCGCGATCCGGCTGGTGCCGGAGCGGTTCGACCCGTCGGAGCACCAGAGTCGGCTCTCGCAGGAACATGTCCTGGCGATCTGCGAAGGCGGACGATCCCGTACGCGGGAGCACTACGCCGACCGCTTCGGCGCGGCCGACGCCTCGATCTACTCCCTTGACGGCGACCACCTGCAGGACGTGGTGCTGGGGCTTCGGGTGAAGTCCCCGCTCTCGGACCAGATGAGCGTCCTGCTGACCGTGTCGCAGAACAGGTTTCTTCTCAACTCGCTGCGCGGCGAGGGCTTCTTGAACATGCGGCTCACCCGCGAGGAGGCCCGCAACGTGATCCGTCAGGTCTTCGAGGAGTGCATCGCCGCTCGCCCCTGCGTCATGAGCCGCGAAGAGGACCACGAGTTCCGCTGTCCCACGCACGGAACCCTCTTCCTGCCCGCCCTGCTGCGCAGTTCGCCCTTGTGGAAGCGGATCCGGGAGGGACTGAAGCTGTTCGGCGTCCCGGAGAACGACCTCACCGCGATCACGTCGTTCCGCCTGGACATGGTGCAGCGCCCGCGGTTCACGGCGCAGCTGAGCCGCCCGACCGCGACGGGCCCCGGCACGTACGGCCTCCTGCTGGGCGACGCGGCCAACGCCATCCACTTCTGGCCGGGTCGCGGTCTCAACAGCGGTCTCGCCTCCGCCACTTCACTCGCCCGCTCCCTCAGCCGCACATGGCAGGGAAAGCCGCTGCGCGACGCCGACTTCATCCGGCACGAGGCGGCCATGTCCATGCTTCAGTACCGGCACAAGAGCCGGGCCTGGAACGCCATGGTCACCACCGACGAACAGGGCGTCACCCGCGCCATCAAGGACATCATCGCCCGCAGCATGGAACCGGAACCCGGCGACGGCTCCGAACCCGAGCACGCGTCCCTCGACGCCCTGCTGGAGCGCATGACCGCGATACGCGAGCGCCTCGCCACCCGTCTCCCCGGTATGCCCACGGACGAGGAACTGCGCAACCACCTCTTGACGCTGGACCCGGCCACGCTCCGCACGCTCCAGGAAAGCGGCGCGTGGGACACGCTGATCGTCGGCGGCGAGGAGGCCGACATCGACCTCTTCTACCAGTCGGACTCCCCCGTCTACGTCCCTCGCCCCACCGACCCGCGCATCGGCCCGCCGGCCCTCATACCGCAGGATTCCGTGCCCTCCAACCCGGTCTGA
- a CDS encoding gas vesicle protein yields the protein MTEPLANRLGSYPSRAAPPYGQGSSANLADILERVLDKGIVIAGDIQINLLDIELLTIKLRLLVASVDKAKEMGIDWWEHDPSLSSRSRGEQSLAEENRRLRAEIDAIRQANALPAKEEAPRDTRSHRRGSARDE from the coding sequence GTGACTGAACCCCTGGCCAACAGGCTTGGTTCCTATCCGTCCCGAGCAGCGCCCCCCTACGGGCAGGGATCCTCCGCGAATCTCGCCGACATCCTTGAACGGGTTCTCGACAAGGGCATCGTCATCGCAGGCGACATACAGATCAACCTTCTCGACATCGAGCTGTTGACCATCAAGCTGCGCCTCCTGGTCGCCTCCGTCGACAAAGCGAAGGAAATGGGCATCGACTGGTGGGAGCACGACCCCTCGCTGTCCTCTCGGAGCAGGGGTGAACAGTCACTGGCCGAGGAGAACCGCCGGTTGCGGGCCGAGATCGATGCCATCCGCCAGGCCAACGCCCTCCCCGCGAAGGAGGAAGCGCCCCGGGACACGCGCAGCCATCGCCGGGGAAGTGCTCGCGATGAGTGA
- a CDS encoding Asp23/Gls24 family envelope stress response protein yields the protein MTDNITSVGGGSRPATGVSALKGRTGAGAPAETRGKTTIADGVVAKIAGMATREVPGIHSMGAGMARAFGAMRERVPGGGGGVTRGVKVEVGERQAAVDLDVVVEYGVSIVDVAGAVRTNVIGALERMTGLEVVEVNIAVDDVHLPDEEEEAERDEGRVR from the coding sequence ATGACGGACAACATCACCAGCGTCGGCGGGGGCAGCCGGCCCGCCACAGGCGTGAGCGCGCTGAAGGGCCGTACCGGGGCCGGAGCACCGGCCGAGACACGGGGCAAGACCACCATCGCGGACGGTGTGGTGGCCAAGATCGCGGGCATGGCCACACGCGAGGTACCGGGCATCCACAGCATGGGAGCGGGGATGGCCCGCGCCTTCGGCGCCATGCGGGAACGCGTCCCCGGCGGAGGCGGAGGCGTCACACGCGGAGTGAAGGTCGAGGTCGGCGAGCGCCAGGCCGCGGTGGATCTGGACGTCGTCGTCGAGTACGGCGTCTCCATCGTCGACGTCGCCGGCGCCGTACGCACCAACGTGATCGGTGCCCTGGAACGGATGACGGGACTGGAGGTCGTCGAGGTGAACATCGCCGTCGACGACGTCCACCTCCCCGACGAGGAGGAAGAGGCCGAACGGGACGAGGGCCGCGTGCGGTGA
- a CDS encoding gas vesicle structural protein GvpA, whose protein sequence is MTVVPQSGGAVARGGGGGTSLYDVLELILDRGLVIDVFVRVSLVGIEILKIDARIVVASVDTYLRFAEACNRLDLETGRKAPAQLTDIVGDTMESGAKGKSKGALSGAAEAVTDSLKGITSRDDSEEEEAEEEDEGKEKEPVERRRRPARRTSRRERE, encoded by the coding sequence ATGACGGTGGTGCCACAGAGTGGAGGCGCTGTCGCGCGCGGTGGTGGCGGTGGCACCAGCCTCTACGACGTCTTGGAACTCATTCTCGATCGCGGGCTTGTCATCGATGTCTTCGTCCGCGTGTCACTGGTGGGGATCGAAATCCTCAAGATCGACGCTCGTATTGTCGTGGCCAGTGTCGACACCTATTTGCGTTTCGCCGAAGCATGCAACCGTCTCGACCTCGAGACGGGGAGGAAGGCACCCGCCCAGTTGACCGACATCGTCGGAGACACGATGGAGAGCGGAGCCAAGGGCAAATCCAAGGGGGCCCTCTCCGGCGCGGCGGAAGCGGTCACCGATTCCCTCAAGGGGATCACCAGCCGTGACGACAGCGAAGAGGAGGAGGCCGAGGAGGAAGACGAGGGCAAGGAAAAGGAACCCGTGGAGAGGCGACGGCGGCCGGCTCGGCGCACCTCCCGACGTGAGCGCGAATAA
- a CDS encoding CsbD family protein → MAKAKGNAKVHQIRGKMKETLGKALGDSSMQQAGRGEQLRAKAHEMTEKAAGHLHKRRGH, encoded by the coding sequence ATGGCCAAGGCCAAGGGCAATGCGAAGGTGCATCAGATCAGGGGCAAGATGAAGGAGACTCTCGGCAAGGCCCTGGGGGACTCATCGATGCAGCAGGCTGGGCGTGGGGAACAGCTGCGCGCCAAGGCACATGAGATGACGGAAAAGGCGGCAGGCCACCTCCATAAGCGGAGGGGGCACTGA
- a CDS encoding RNA polymerase sigma factor SigF, with protein MDDLPWIEDGGKVAPRDARVLSKLFLDRLQVLEEGTREYQYARNTLIEMNLSLVTFAARRFRNRGSGDMEDIIQVGTIGLIKAIDRFDLSREVEFTSFAIPYIVGEIKRFFRDTTWAVHVPRRLQELRVGLAKSREALVAVLGRTPTVKELAAHLELTEDEVIEGLVASNGYVAGSIDTPGSDDESSDGGPRYADTMGDVDPALELFEDLHALGPLLQQLDDRERAIIEMRFGQEMTQAQIGSELHLSQMHISRLLTRTLTKLRTGLLPA; from the coding sequence ATGGATGATCTGCCGTGGATCGAGGACGGCGGCAAGGTCGCCCCCAGGGACGCGCGCGTGCTGTCCAAGCTGTTCCTGGACCGCCTACAGGTCCTGGAGGAGGGCACCCGCGAGTACCAGTACGCCCGCAACACGCTGATCGAGATGAACCTGTCCCTGGTGACCTTCGCGGCCCGCCGCTTCCGCAACCGGGGCAGCGGCGACATGGAGGACATCATCCAGGTCGGCACGATCGGCCTCATCAAGGCCATCGACCGCTTCGACCTGTCCCGCGAGGTCGAGTTCACCTCCTTCGCGATCCCCTACATCGTCGGCGAGATCAAACGCTTCTTCCGCGACACCACCTGGGCGGTACACGTCCCGCGGCGCCTGCAGGAACTTCGCGTCGGCCTGGCCAAGAGCAGGGAAGCCCTCGTCGCTGTGCTGGGCCGCACCCCTACGGTGAAGGAACTCGCCGCCCATTTGGAGCTGACCGAGGACGAGGTCATCGAGGGCCTCGTGGCCTCCAACGGTTACGTCGCCGGCTCCATCGACACCCCGGGCAGCGACGACGAGTCCAGCGACGGCGGTCCGAGGTACGCGGACACCATGGGCGACGTCGACCCGGCCCTGGAGCTGTTCGAGGATCTGCACGCGCTAGGCCCGCTGTTGCAGCAACTCGACGACCGGGAACGGGCCATCATCGAGATGCGCTTCGGACAAGAAATGACCCAGGCGCAGATCGGCAGCGAACTGCACCTGTCGCAGATGCACATATCGCGCCTGCTCACCCGCACCCTCACCAAGCTCCGCACGGGCCTGCTTCCCGCATGA
- a CDS encoding gas vesicle protein has product MSTPGPPPEAERLPQRQVALIDLLDRLLSGGVVLTGDVVLSIADIDLVRISLRALIVSISEQNPSPWTRTNPPQGGVHDN; this is encoded by the coding sequence GTGAGCACGCCTGGCCCTCCGCCGGAGGCAGAGCGCCTGCCTCAGCGGCAGGTCGCTCTCATCGATCTGTTGGACCGACTTCTGAGCGGTGGGGTCGTCCTCACCGGTGACGTTGTGCTGTCCATCGCGGACATCGATCTCGTACGTATCTCACTGCGCGCCCTGATCGTTTCCATCAGCGAGCAGAATCCCTCGCCATGGACGAGGACGAATCCGCCACAAGGCGGCGTCCATGACAACTGA
- a CDS encoding histone protein, producing the protein MNDTTKIGLAAAVAAGYVLGRTKKARFAFGLATYLAGRRFGLDPQQLVTTGLKKLSDVPGVAELNEQVRGELLDAGRKALAATADRRLADLADSLHERTLRIGEEKGEEEEGEEEPEEGEERYEDEEETEGEEEPEETEGEEEPEEEEGEEEPEGEFEEEEEEEEEEEEPEAEEPEAEAEEEEEEEEEPEEEEEPEEEPEEEAEEEPPRRRRRPVAGRKHAVKPSPRRAAAKEAAPARKRTPARRTPEKKAPAKKTAAQRPPAKKAAAQRPAAKKTAAKKSAPAKKTAKKSPPPAKKAAAKRAPTKSASAKKAPSKKAAPAKKATAKKTPARRR; encoded by the coding sequence ATGAACGACACGACCAAGATCGGCCTCGCCGCCGCGGTCGCAGCCGGTTATGTGCTCGGACGTACGAAGAAAGCCCGTTTCGCCTTCGGGCTGGCAACCTATCTCGCAGGTCGCCGATTTGGGCTAGATCCGCAGCAGCTGGTGACGACCGGCCTGAAGAAACTCAGTGACGTTCCTGGAGTCGCCGAGCTGAACGAGCAGGTGCGCGGCGAGCTGCTGGACGCCGGACGCAAAGCCCTGGCCGCCACCGCCGACCGGCGCCTCGCCGACCTCGCCGACTCTCTCCACGAGCGCACGCTGCGCATCGGTGAGGAGAAGGGCGAGGAGGAAGAGGGCGAGGAAGAACCGGAGGAGGGCGAGGAGCGCTACGAAGACGAGGAGGAGACGGAGGGCGAGGAGGAACCGGAGGAGACGGAGGGCGAGGAGGAACCGGAGGAGGAAGAGGGCGAGGAAGAGCCTGAGGGGGAATTCGAAGAAGAAGAGGAGGAGGAAGAGGAGGAAGAGGAACCGGAGGCAGAAGAACCGGAGGCGGAAGCGGAGGAGGAAGAAGAAGAGGAAGAAGAACCGGAGGAGGAGGAAGAGCCGGAGGAAGAGCCGGAGGAAGAGGCTGAGGAGGAGCCGCCACGGCGTCGTCGCCGCCCCGTAGCGGGAAGGAAGCACGCGGTCAAACCCTCTCCCCGTAGGGCGGCCGCCAAGGAAGCCGCTCCCGCGAGGAAGAGGACTCCTGCGAGGAGGACTCCCGAGAAGAAGGCTCCCGCGAAGAAGACCGCGGCGCAGAGGCCCCCGGCCAAGAAGGCGGCGGCGCAGAGGCCCGCGGCCAAGAAGACTGCTGCCAAGAAGTCGGCGCCGGCGAAGAAGACCGCGAAGAAGTCGCCGCCCCCTGCCAAGAAGGCGGCGGCGAAGAGGGCACCGACGAAGAGCGCGTCCGCGAAGAAGGCCCCGTCCAAGAAGGCGGCCCCCGCGAAGAAGGCGACTGCCAAGAAGACTCCTGCGCGGCGGAGGTAG
- a CDS encoding hemerythrin domain-containing protein gives MDGIVLLKEDHKTVEKLFKQLEKAGDGAHAEKRKIADQVIEELTTHTWIEEKIFYPAAREADPDTKDDVLESVEEHHVVLWMLSELKDLDPADERFDAKMTVLMENVRHHVEEEEKEWFPNIRKAMGRNRLTELGEQMEAAKKKAPGDPLAVPSADQ, from the coding sequence GTGGACGGGATCGTGCTGCTCAAGGAAGACCACAAGACGGTGGAGAAGCTGTTCAAGCAGTTGGAGAAGGCCGGCGACGGCGCCCATGCCGAGAAGCGGAAGATCGCCGACCAGGTGATCGAGGAGCTCACCACCCATACCTGGATCGAGGAGAAGATTTTCTACCCGGCCGCCCGCGAGGCGGACCCCGACACCAAGGACGACGTCCTGGAAAGCGTCGAGGAACACCACGTCGTGCTGTGGATGCTCTCCGAGCTCAAGGACCTCGACCCGGCCGATGAGCGGTTCGACGCCAAGATGACCGTCCTCATGGAGAACGTCCGCCACCACGTCGAGGAAGAGGAGAAGGAATGGTTCCCCAACATCCGCAAGGCCATGGGCCGCAACCGACTCACCGAACTCGGCGAACAGATGGAAGCGGCCAAGAAGAAGGCCCCCGGTGATCCCCTCGCGGTTCCCAGCGCCGACCAGTAG
- a CDS encoding GvpL/GvpF family gas vesicle protein, with the protein MAVYIYSITDKQHPLRLDGLSGVGESPADLRAVTAGPLCAVVSDAPEDLRPKRRDIIAHQEVQKRLMADGTVLPMRFGLIAENDEAIQLALEQNAADYTDRLQVLEGCTEYHLKASQDEDALLRQILQESDVARELNEEIRGGTADPDASLQLGELVAQEVQARQEALAAGVVEALRPFARTLETSQPTGSDFINVSFLVTEEQEEAFVTSELSVAHQMGDDFDFRLNGPLPPYSFV; encoded by the coding sequence ATGGCCGTATACATCTACTCCATCACCGACAAGCAGCACCCGCTCCGCCTCGACGGTCTCAGCGGAGTCGGTGAGTCACCGGCGGACCTGCGGGCAGTGACGGCGGGACCGCTGTGCGCCGTGGTCAGCGACGCGCCAGAGGATCTACGCCCCAAGCGTCGCGACATCATCGCCCACCAGGAAGTGCAGAAGCGCCTCATGGCTGACGGCACCGTGCTCCCCATGCGGTTCGGCCTCATCGCCGAGAACGACGAGGCCATCCAGCTGGCTCTGGAGCAGAATGCCGCGGACTATACGGACAGGCTTCAAGTACTGGAGGGGTGCACCGAGTACCACCTCAAAGCATCGCAGGACGAAGACGCGCTGCTGCGGCAGATCCTGCAGGAGTCGGACGTGGCGCGAGAACTCAATGAAGAGATCCGCGGCGGCACCGCCGACCCCGACGCGTCACTGCAACTCGGTGAGCTGGTCGCCCAAGAGGTGCAGGCACGGCAAGAGGCACTGGCGGCGGGTGTGGTCGAAGCACTGCGCCCCTTCGCCCGGACGCTTGAAACATCCCAGCCGACGGGTTCGGACTTCATCAACGTGTCGTTCCTGGTGACCGAGGAGCAGGAAGAGGCATTCGTCACCTCGGAGTTGAGCGTCGCCCACCAGATGGGCGACGACTTCGACTTCCGGCTCAACGGCCCCCTGCCCCCCTACAGCTTCGTCTGA
- a CDS encoding SRPBCC family protein → MAVRHQLIHRPPHAVWAVLADPTQYGEWVAGPSESTPLDQAWPEVGSRIRYTLRLGPWSADGVTTVRHSETGRELELEASFKPMGTARIFLQLRPWGEETLVVCDEHPLRGPGGALHNPATEALLQLRHRGMLARLARVVEQQHEETRHA, encoded by the coding sequence ATGGCTGTCCGTCATCAGCTCATCCATCGTCCCCCGCACGCGGTGTGGGCAGTGCTTGCCGATCCGACTCAGTACGGAGAGTGGGTGGCGGGACCCTCCGAGTCCACGCCCCTCGACCAGGCCTGGCCCGAAGTCGGTTCCCGGATCCGCTACACCCTGCGGCTGGGTCCCTGGTCGGCGGACGGGGTCACGACCGTCCGCCACAGCGAAACGGGCAGGGAGCTGGAACTGGAGGCTTCGTTCAAGCCGATGGGCACCGCGAGGATCTTCCTCCAGCTCCGGCCGTGGGGCGAGGAAACCCTCGTCGTCTGCGACGAGCACCCCCTGCGAGGTCCGGGCGGGGCTCTCCACAACCCCGCGACCGAAGCGCTGCTGCAGTTGCGGCACCGGGGCATGCTGGCCCGCCTGGCCAGGGTCGTGGAACAGCAGCACGAGGAAACCCGCCATGCCTGA
- a CDS encoding SRPBCC family protein yields MADKERDSGRGEGSGLDMLRGELTDFLGAQVEHLVDKAGEKLGDVTDQLLDTAENGGSGSLLGIGGRILKGDSPLKAFVGEKAKGLKDNVMDKVKSVFGGGRGGKSGSTKVMNIIEVLDVGVPIRVAYNYWTQYEEFSDFTKGVRSVSRNDETASDWKVKVGPSTRGWKATVQEQVPDDRIVWSSEGAKGTTHGCVSFHELTPDLTRIVLVVEYYPSGFFEKTGNLWRAQGRRLRLDFKNFQRYVTFADEDVEGWRGEIRDGEVVRSHEEALEEEEAAGEDEEQEEYDEEAPDEEAPDEEEEPDEEEEEEEYDEEGPEDEYEEEDEQDDEDER; encoded by the coding sequence ATGGCCGACAAAGAGCGTGACTCTGGCCGGGGAGAGGGCTCCGGCCTCGACATGTTGCGCGGTGAACTGACCGATTTCCTCGGTGCCCAGGTCGAACATCTCGTCGACAAGGCCGGGGAAAAGTTGGGGGATGTCACCGACCAACTCCTTGACACGGCCGAGAACGGCGGGTCCGGGTCCCTTCTGGGCATCGGCGGACGCATCCTCAAGGGTGATTCCCCCTTGAAGGCGTTCGTCGGTGAGAAGGCCAAGGGCCTCAAAGACAATGTGATGGACAAGGTCAAGAGCGTTTTCGGCGGGGGGCGTGGGGGCAAGTCCGGCAGCACCAAGGTGATGAACATCATTGAAGTGCTGGACGTGGGTGTGCCGATCCGCGTGGCGTACAACTACTGGACCCAGTACGAGGAGTTCAGCGACTTCACCAAAGGCGTACGGAGTGTGTCCCGGAACGACGAGACCGCCAGTGACTGGAAGGTGAAGGTCGGTCCCTCGACTCGCGGTTGGAAGGCGACGGTTCAGGAACAGGTGCCGGACGATCGAATCGTGTGGAGCTCCGAGGGTGCGAAGGGCACTACTCACGGCTGTGTCAGTTTCCACGAACTCACGCCCGACCTGACGCGGATCGTGCTGGTCGTCGAGTACTACCCCTCGGGTTTCTTCGAGAAGACGGGCAACCTGTGGCGTGCCCAAGGACGCCGTTTGCGGCTGGACTTCAAGAACTTCCAGCGCTATGTCACGTTCGCCGACGAGGACGTCGAGGGCTGGCGCGGAGAGATCCGCGACGGCGAGGTAGTTCGCAGCCATGAGGAAGCACTGGAAGAGGAGGAAGCGGCAGGGGAGGACGAGGAGCAGGAGGAGTACGACGAGGAGGCGCCCGACGAGGAGGCGCCCGACGAAGAGGAGGAGCCCGACGAAGAGGAGGAGGAAGAGGAGTACGACGAAGAGGGGCCAGAGGACGAGTACGAGGAGGAGGACGAGCAGGACGACGAGGACGAGCGCTGA
- a CDS encoding gas vesicle protein GvpO, translating into MAAAEPRRRSSSSGRSTDRGTTGGPRRRSGKGNAAWAIRSAVEQLQELLGRAPESVSALKSTEAGWEADVEVLELERVPETTSVMATYRVTLDDEGDLVEYRRTRRYSRGQIDRLG; encoded by the coding sequence ATGGCCGCAGCAGAACCCCGGCGGCGATCCAGCAGCAGTGGCCGCAGCACGGACCGGGGGACCACAGGTGGCCCCCGGCGACGCTCCGGCAAGGGCAACGCAGCCTGGGCCATTCGTTCCGCAGTCGAACAACTTCAGGAGTTGCTCGGGCGGGCCCCCGAGTCCGTCTCGGCACTGAAATCCACCGAGGCCGGTTGGGAGGCCGACGTGGAGGTACTCGAACTGGAACGCGTCCCCGAAACCACGAGTGTGATGGCTACCTACCGAGTGACGCTGGACGACGAAGGCGACCTGGTGGAGTACCGAAGGACGCGCCGCTACAGCCGCGGCCAGATCGACCGGCTGGGCTGA
- a CDS encoding DUF6131 family protein: MIVLGIILLVIGLVAGISILWTIGVILVVIGVVLWIVGALGHGVGGRKHYW; the protein is encoded by the coding sequence ATGATCGTCCTCGGCATCATTCTGCTCGTCATCGGCCTCGTCGCCGGAATCAGCATCCTGTGGACCATCGGCGTGATTCTCGTCGTCATCGGAGTCGTCCTGTGGATTGTGGGCGCCCTCGGCCACGGTGTCGGCGGACGCAAGCACTACTGGTAG
- a CDS encoding GvpL/GvpF family gas vesicle protein → MSDLLTYAYAVVRNAEGLREATAPLRGVADSPVSLVTDSGDDQLGLVVSHVPGQDFQEDALKQHLEDLEWLEAVARAHHGVIEALGERTTVLPLRLATVYLDDNRAREMLEAGRTMFAERLALLSEHVEWGVKIYVESATALTEPTVPAAELTPGRAYLRNRRQQQSVRDTVYQAAQKAAERVEAAGRKHASDRVRHRVQQGLLADTAGAVGENVVNDAYLVPLKRCDDFLADVTHAAEGLDGVRVEATGPWAPYSFAMPFDESGGAAAAEGAPP, encoded by the coding sequence ATGAGTGACCTGCTGACATACGCGTATGCGGTGGTACGCAACGCCGAAGGACTGCGGGAGGCAACCGCGCCGCTCCGAGGCGTCGCCGACTCTCCGGTCAGCCTCGTCACCGACTCCGGTGACGATCAGCTGGGGCTCGTGGTGAGCCATGTGCCCGGACAGGACTTCCAGGAGGACGCTCTCAAACAGCATCTCGAGGACCTGGAGTGGCTGGAGGCGGTGGCCCGTGCTCACCACGGCGTCATCGAGGCCTTGGGCGAGCGCACCACCGTGCTTCCGCTGCGCCTGGCGACCGTCTATCTCGACGACAACCGGGCTCGGGAGATGCTGGAAGCCGGGCGGACCATGTTCGCGGAGCGCCTGGCTCTGCTCTCCGAACATGTCGAATGGGGTGTCAAGATCTACGTCGAATCGGCTACGGCCCTCACGGAGCCGACCGTTCCCGCGGCAGAGCTGACCCCCGGGCGCGCCTACCTGCGTAACCGCCGGCAACAGCAAAGTGTTCGCGACACCGTGTACCAGGCGGCGCAGAAAGCCGCCGAGCGGGTGGAGGCCGCGGGCCGCAAGCACGCCTCCGACCGCGTCCGCCATCGCGTACAGCAAGGTCTTCTCGCCGACACGGCCGGCGCCGTCGGCGAGAACGTCGTCAACGACGCGTACCTTGTGCCCCTGAAGCGATGCGACGACTTCCTGGCCGACGTGACACATGCCGCTGAAGGGCTGGACGGGGTACGGGTCGAAGCCACCGGCCCCTGGGCTCCGTACTCCTTCGCCATGCCATTCGATGAATCCGGCGGTGCTGCAGCTGCGGAGGGAGCACCTCCGTGA